Proteins encoded within one genomic window of Felis catus isolate Fca126 chromosome C1, F.catus_Fca126_mat1.0, whole genome shotgun sequence:
- the PODN gene encoding podocan isoform X3 has protein sequence MARSRALLFLLLLPSQLQLGPVSTVRSPGFGRGGAHSLSPEENEFMEEPVLVLSPEEPGPGPATINCPRDCACSQEGVVDCGGIDLREFPGDLPEHTNHLSLQNNQLEKIYPQELSRLHRLETLNLQNNRLTSRGLPEEAFEHLTNLNYLYLANNKLTLAPRFLPNTLISVDFAANYLTKIYGLTFGQKPNLRSVYLHNNKLADAGLPDNMFNGSSNVEILILSSNFLRHVPKHLPPALYKLHLKNNKLEKIPPGAFSELSNLRELYLQNNYLTDEGLDNETFWKLSSLEYLDLSSNNLSRVPAGLPRSLVLLHLEKNAIRSVDADVLTPIRSLEYLLLHSNQLHARGIHPRAFQGLKRLHTVHLYNNALERVPSGLPRRVRTLMILHNQITGIGRDDFATTYFLEELNLSYNRITSPQVHRDAFRKLRLLRSLDLSGNRLHTLPPGLPRNVHVLKVKRNELAALARGALAGMAQLRELYLTGNRLRSRALGPRSWADLAHLQVRGRGERLGHARVRCYWDGCPSPPIFWAQLLDIAGNQLTEIPEGLPESLEYLYLQNNKISTVPANAFDSTPNLKGIFLRFNKLAVGSVVESAFRRLKHLQVLDIEGNFEFGDVSKDRGQLEEEDEEDEEEEDEEDEERR, from the exons ATGGCCCGGAGCAGGGCACTGCTGTTCCTGTTGCTGTTGCCATCGCAGCTGCAGCTGGGACCGGTGAGCACGGTGAGGTCTCCGGGGTTTGGCCGAGGTGGTGCCCATAGCCTGAGCCCTGAAGAGAACGAATTCATGGAGGAGCCAGTGTTGGTCCTGAGCCCTGAGGAGCCAGGGCCTGGCCCGGCCACCATCAACTGCCCCCGAGACTGTGCCTGCTCCCAAGAAGGTGTTGTGGACTGTGGTGGCATTGACCTGCGTGAGTTCCCGGGGGACCTGCCTGAGCACACCAACCATCTGTCTCTGCAG AACAACCAGTTGGAGAAGATCTACCCCCAGGAGCTCTCCAGATTGCATCGACTGGAAACTCTGAACCTCCAGAACAACCGTCTGACTTCCCGAG GGCTCCCGGAGGAGGCGTTTGAGCATCTGACCAACCTCAACTACCTGTACTTGGCCAATAACAAG CTGACGTTGGCACCCCGGTTCCTGCCAAACACCCTGATCAGCGTGGACTTCGCTGCCAACTATCTCACCAAGATTTACGGGCTCACTTTTGGCCAGAAGCCAAActtgag GTCCGTGTACCTGCACAACAACAAGCTGGCGGATGCCGGGCTGCCGGACAACATGTTCAACGGCTCCAGCAACGTCGAGATCCTCATTCTGTCCAGCAACTTCCTGCGCCACGTGCCCAAGCACCTGCCACCTGCCCTCTATAAGCTGCACCTCAAG AACAACAAGCTGGAGAAGATCCCACCAGGTGCCTTCAGTGAGCTGAGCAATCTGCGTGAACTGTACCTGCAGAACAATTACCTGACTGACGAGGGTCTGGACAACGAAACCTTCTG GAAGCTGTCCAGCCTGGAGTACCTCGATCTGTCCAGCAACAACCTGTCGCGGGTCCCGGCAGGGCTGCCGCGCAGCCTCGTGCTCCTGCACCTGGAGAAGAACGCCATCCGGAGCGTGGACGCAGACGTGCTGACGCCCATCCGCAGCCTCGAGTACCTGCTGCTGCACAGCAACCAGCTGCACGCGCGCGGCATCCACCCGCGGGCCTTCCAGGGCCTTAAGCGGCTGCACACGGTGCACCTGTACAACAACGCTCTAGAGCGCGTGCCCAGCGGCCTGCCCCGGCGCGTGCGCACTCTCATGATCCTGCACAACCAGATCACCGGCATTGGCCGCGACGACTTCGCCACCACCTACTTCCTGGAGGAGCTCAACCTCAGCTACAACCGCATCACCAGCCCACAGGTGCACCGAGATGCCTTCCGCAAGCTGCGCCTGCTGCGCTCGCTGGACCTGTCCGGTAACCGGCTGCACACCTTGCCACCCGGGCTGCCGCGCAACGTGCACGTGCTGAAGGTCAAGCGCAATGAACTGGCAGCCCTGGCGCGCGGAGCGCTGGCCGGCATGGCCCAGCTGCGCGAGCTCTACCTCACCGGCAACCGGCTGCGCAGCCGCGCCCTGGGCCCCCGCTCCTGGGCCGACCTTGCCCACCTCCAGgtaagggggaggggagagcggcTGGGTCATGCCCGCGTGAGGTGCTACTGGGATGGCTGCCCGAGCCCACCCATCTTCTGGGCCCAG CTGCTGGACATCGCTGGGAATCAGCTCACAGAGATCCCTGAGGGGCTCCCTGAGTCACTCGAGTACCTGTACCTGCAGAACAACAAGATTAGCACTGTGCCTGCCAATGCCTTCGACTCCACGCCCAACCTCAAAGGCATCTTTCTCAG